One genomic segment of candidate division KSB1 bacterium includes these proteins:
- a CDS encoding transposase — MSRRFVRSSAKKLDVLLSPRLDSDEFVALVLDGKAFGEAQMIMALGIATSGEKRILGFVESGTENSRVCADFLKSLIDRGLRYHQGLLVGMDGSR; from the coding sequence GTGTCTCGTCGCTTTGTCCGCAGCAGCGCAAAAAAACTCGATGTGCTGTTGTCTCCCCGCCTCGATAGCGATGAGTTTGTTGCGCTGGTCTTGGATGGCAAAGCCTTTGGCGAGGCGCAAATGATCATGGCGCTGGGGATCGCTACCAGCGGCGAAAAGCGCATTTTAGGCTTTGTCGAAAGCGGTACAGAGAACAGCCGCGTGTGTGCCGACTTCCTCAAGAGTCTGATCGACCGGGGATTGCGATACCATCAAGGGCTGCTGGTGGGCATGGATGGCAGCAGGTGA
- a CDS encoding TonB-dependent receptor, protein MKNVNLICENKILVVKICSAIFLLIFTAFLQAQPSGKISGVVADAETKTPLSGANVWVTKTLLGASTDENGRFVIRRVPPGDYLLRISFIGYRTEQIRVRVQRDSTSQIQIALQPSAVQSETIIVTGSRQQEDLQRAANSVSVVTPTEIRRRNRFRIDESLQSIAGITLVGENVNVRGGSGYALLGLGASRVLMLIDDVPVLTSDLGRANWDLLPVTEVERVEVLKGAASVLYGSGGISGVINILTKRPTATPSFSFRQSAGVYDEPSVPEWKWTNRTLYYYRTDASYSQTFYRLGLRLAVSRHESTGDRDRGDFRRWYFTGKADYRLPDNSNLALFATYSRDARGFFFKLQDLNSPLISDTQDRVKLDGIAASLVYNKLFSPVFSTKIRFSFNSQLIGLPSELAKDFKPALGFSGEAQWNWLPHSAHSVVFGVDYKRDEAESKHYGSHRGNAISPYFQDIWKLSNIWQIHAGLRYDSYILVGDSAETQLSPKFGASYNFLPGSILHFSIGRGFRSPSIAERFSQFRSRGGFELKSNPDLQPERSTLFDAGLRQRVGENVSAEVTAFWNQYDNLIELDTKNIPVLRFLNYPRTRMRGIETQFKGRWWGHRLGLETAMSWMEAQSLSDDPASGLKKNQTLPYRPKFTAFVSPSFSLGPATLEADYRHVSRYDKTLQFPEEVPLKNWDVRLHYRWRQLGLQLGVKNAVNYNHAPIERNIGEIRNFYFAVNGEF, encoded by the coding sequence ATGAAAAATGTAAATTTGATTTGTGAAAATAAGATTCTTGTTGTGAAAATTTGTTCTGCGATTTTTCTGTTGATTTTTACCGCCTTTTTGCAGGCTCAGCCATCGGGCAAAATCAGCGGCGTGGTTGCGGATGCGGAAACCAAGACGCCGCTCAGCGGCGCGAATGTGTGGGTCACCAAGACGCTTTTGGGCGCCAGCACCGATGAGAACGGCCGGTTCGTGATTCGGCGCGTGCCGCCGGGTGATTACCTTTTGAGAATTTCCTTCATCGGTTATCGCACCGAGCAGATACGAGTCCGCGTGCAGCGCGATTCCACCTCGCAGATTCAAATCGCCTTGCAGCCCTCGGCCGTGCAATCGGAGACGATCATCGTCACCGGCTCGCGCCAGCAGGAAGATTTGCAGCGCGCCGCCAACAGCGTCAGCGTCGTCACGCCAACAGAGATTCGCCGCCGCAATCGCTTTCGCATCGACGAGAGCTTGCAAAGCATCGCCGGCATCACCCTTGTTGGCGAGAACGTGAACGTGCGCGGCGGTTCCGGCTACGCGCTGCTCGGCCTCGGCGCCAGCCGCGTGCTCATGCTGATCGACGACGTGCCGGTGTTGACCAGCGATCTCGGCCGTGCCAACTGGGATCTTCTGCCGGTCACCGAAGTCGAGCGCGTCGAAGTTTTGAAAGGCGCGGCCTCGGTGTTGTACGGCTCCGGCGGCATCAGCGGCGTGATCAACATTCTCACCAAACGTCCGACCGCGACGCCGTCATTCAGTTTTCGCCAGAGCGCCGGCGTGTATGACGAGCCTTCGGTGCCGGAATGGAAATGGACGAATCGCACGCTGTATTATTATCGCACCGACGCCAGTTACAGCCAAACGTTCTACCGGCTGGGTTTGCGTCTCGCAGTGTCGCGGCACGAGTCAACCGGCGACCGCGACCGCGGCGATTTCCGGCGCTGGTATTTTACCGGCAAAGCGGACTACAGACTTCCCGACAATTCGAATCTGGCGCTGTTTGCGACCTACAGCCGGGACGCACGCGGCTTCTTTTTCAAACTGCAAGATCTCAATTCACCTTTGATCAGCGACACGCAGGATCGCGTCAAGCTCGACGGCATCGCGGCCTCGCTGGTTTACAACAAGCTTTTTTCACCGGTCTTCTCGACCAAAATTCGTTTTTCGTTCAATTCGCAGCTTATCGGCTTGCCCTCGGAGCTGGCGAAGGATTTCAAACCGGCGCTGGGATTCAGCGGGGAAGCGCAGTGGAATTGGCTGCCGCATTCGGCTCACAGTGTGGTGTTCGGTGTCGATTACAAGCGCGACGAGGCCGAATCAAAACATTACGGCTCGCATCGCGGCAATGCGATTTCACCCTATTTTCAAGACATTTGGAAACTCTCGAATATCTGGCAAATTCACGCCGGTTTGCGTTACGATAGCTACATTCTCGTCGGTGATTCGGCGGAGACGCAGTTGAGTCCGAAATTCGGCGCGAGCTATAATTTTTTGCCCGGCTCGATTTTGCATTTTTCCATCGGGCGCGGCTTTCGCTCGCCTTCGATTGCCGAGCGCTTCAGCCAGTTTCGCAGCCGCGGCGGCTTTGAGCTGAAAAGCAATCCCGACTTGCAGCCGGAACGCTCGACGCTTTTCGACGCCGGTTTGCGCCAGCGTGTGGGCGAAAATGTTTCCGCCGAGGTGACGGCGTTTTGGAACCAGTACGACAATCTGATCGAGCTCGACACGAAAAATATTCCAGTGTTGCGTTTTCTCAATTATCCGCGCACGCGCATGCGTGGCATCGAAACGCAATTCAAAGGCCGTTGGTGGGGCCATCGCCTGGGCTTGGAAACGGCGATGAGCTGGATGGAAGCGCAAAGTTTGTCGGACGATCCGGCGAGCGGGTTGAAGAAAAATCAAACGCTGCCATACCGTCCGAAATTCACGGCGTTTGTTTCACCTTCGTTCTCGCTCGGCCCGGCGACGCTCGAGGCGGATTACCGCCATGTTTCGCGTTATGATAAAACGCTGCAATTTCCGGAGGAAGTGCCGCTCAAAAATTGGGATGTGCGCCTGCATTACCGCTGGCGCCAATTGGGCCTGCAGCTCGGCGTGAAGAACGCAGTGAATTACAATCACGCCCCGATCGAGCGCAACATCGGAGAAATTCGCAATTTTTATTTTGCGGTGAATGGAGAGTTTTAA